The genomic window gaaaacctttTTATGTGACCAGTGTTTGTACCTCAAACTGGTGGTGTGTTTCTTGTAGGCTACACTATAGCAGCACGTAAATACTGGAGATGTTTGCAGTGTTCTCCAGTTTTACTGTTCTGCTCCAGTAGGGCCTGTCTGTACCAACACAAGTGCTCAAGGTCTAGTCACATTATAGATAAGCCTTTGAACACTCTAATTCAGTTTTCTTATACTTTGCGCTAGTGACTTAAGTGTGTCTGGAACAGTCCAGAAATACAACCAAACCGGTCAAGGTCTAGACTTGCAGAAACGTGGAGCAAAGAATAGCATTTAATGCGGAGGTTTACTCTGCTATGCATGCTGTATGTTTAACAACAAGAGAGTTGATCCAATAAAATTACGACCTTGAAacaatctgttttcttttaagaatCGTGTTTTGACAGTCGGTTGTCTTTCACCTGTGACAGGCTCTCTCCCAAGatgtgtcttttccttttttcttttttttgcacaagtCCTTATTACAATATCATCTTTGTAAAGCACGGGTGGCCATTTTGACTTCGGCAGTCAAAGAGAATACAGGATGCATAACAGTTTAATCATTTTGACGAGGAACAGAGAAATTGATTCAGTGTCTGTAATGATGGATATCTTGGATATAAAagcactgttgttttttgtcaccacacatacacacacacacacacacacacgcacacacacaaacaggttaCAAGAGAATTTCTGAAAGGGAATTATTTATTGTGTATGATCAATACCACATCATGCTTTCTGCGACCATGTTCAGTAACACAGTTGCATTAAAGTCAAACAAATCCATTTTGAAAAGGCGTATGTGGAAGAAAAGGTATGGGACACAGTCTCATATTGTTACAAGTGATGTGGCAAGGCAGTGGGCTCACCATTCTCTTGATTGCCTGTAATTTGTGAATGTTGTAATTTCTTACAGAAATGTATTCTTTCTACatctaactaaaaaaaaaaacaaaacaaaaaaacaaaacaaaaccctaaaCTAAATTATAGTCTTTGCAACGTAGCACCTCACACAATCAAGTGATCAGTTTGAATTGTACTGCAACAGGATCTGGGCGCTGCACCGGGCCCCGAGAAATCTGTTCCAACATATAAACCTCATTAGCCGCATTCATTGTTACCAAAGAAACAGTCTTTCTTCAAATGACGCTCCATGTTTATCATACCCTGTATTCAATAAAGGGTTGAAACGCATGTCAGGATACTATTGAAATCAAAAAGGCTCGACTGTTTTTCTCTCGACAGATCAACTGATGTAACCTCACGATCCTGCCACTTAGCATGTAAGGCTTTACAACATTCAtgagatggaagaaaaaaaagacacaacttaaaaaaaaaataataataaatcacatcatttcatcatttaatTGCACACGCAAGAAATGTATTTacggaaaaaaaacagtccttgAAAACAACTATGAACAGCAAAGCCAGGACTCCGGGATTATCTTTTGGCCTTATGTTATCAGGATGTGATAGGACAAGCTCACCCACTCTCTGACATGAGATACATGCCTATCATTAATGTGTTCTCCACATTATTTTTGATGAGATGTTGTGTTACAAGGAAATCTAAAATCTATGAATGATACCTTTggaaggggtaaaaaaaaaattaaaaattaagattttttttcccccttgtttaCACAGTCCAAGCACAATCAGTTTGAGGAATTCATTTGATGACTCGAAAACCTAGATCTGAAATTATGTCAtttaaatatatcttttttttttcttttttttttaaatttccaacGAGTTCCATCGTAAAATCATATGATACgactgttttaaactgttgcTCACGTAATATTACTTAGGTGCACATGCTCATTAAACCCAGAGCAGAGTCAGGGACCTTGCTCTCAGCTCTCCTGTGATTTGTCTGCGGTTTCATATTTGGGTGTGTCCAACATTTGGTTGTGGGAACTGGGAGGTGGGTGGTTGGGTGTGTGTAGCTAGCTTACAGTGCAATATTAGCAGATGCTCTCTGGGCTCTGAGAAGAGAGCCAGTGTTATTGGTGTTCAGCTGTAGCGGTGAGAAATACAAATCAAGagatataaaaatgaatgacatcaataataataatcataatcataataaaaaaaaaaaaaaaaaaaataatgaaacagaGCTTTTAAAAAGGAGGAAGTTGCAAGGCTCCTCTCAGGCTTTATacttctcttttcctgtttcacTGATGACGCAGATATGCTGAAAGTCAGAGAAGAGCAAAAACAGTTaccagaaatacagaaatagacACAACGCGTGCTAGAGTTGTTGTCTTAGCGGGGCTGTACGTCCCAAATACCTCTCATAACTTACATTTAAATCCCTGAAGTACTCGTTGTAGTCTAGCGCGTAGCCTACGACAAATTTGTCGGGGACTTCAAATCCtacaactgagagagaaaaagaaatcactCTCAGCCCCTTATTGATATGTGTTGACAGCTGAAGAAAGAGGATTATATTGGCTGGTGCCGCTTCTGTTTGACTTGACCAGGCTGACGAAACACTTGAGAAGGATCTTGAATGCAGCCTTGTGGCTTGAGATCAGCATTACATTAATGGTCGCAATAACAAAATGGCATTTCGCATCTCAATGAACAAAATGTCATTCTTGTTAAGAGGCGGACGTCCAGGATGATTTTACACAAcctattaaaaaaatatcactcCATCTTACTCCTGTTACTGTGGTATGCTTTCAGTAATACTTATAAGCATGTGTAATATTCAAGGACAAATGGTTGTTCCAAAACAGTTAGCCAGATGCATATTCATAACATTAGTAGCAACATTTTCATAGCTCCTTAGATTAAAATATATTTGGGTATACATTCAGTGTTAAAATGCTCTTGACTGACAAAAACTTCAATGCGTGATCTGTAACTCAAGCAATAAGCTCAAGGCATTTCCATTTGTAATGCTCGATGCATAAACATAACAAAAGGAATTTTGTGCGGAACAGTTTATTAACATGTCATTATCAATCTGTGAACAAGATGCCAACTTACAGTCTGGTCTATAGCCAACACTCCTGGGTGTCCTCTTTACTagcaaactgcaaaaaaaaaaagaagaagaaaaaaaaacaaaacagccaaatAAGCTGAAGTTTTAAACTCTCCAGTGAAAAGAAACAACACTATGCTCTCAGTGAGTACAGCATTGGAACTGGTTTCATGATAAACTCAGTTTCCATGTGaagtaataaaataatcaaCGTTTGTGATAATCAACAGGTGTATGGTGCATTGTGCATTGTCAGAGACATTTCCATGACATCACACCATTGTTCTGTCATAGGATCAAGAATATCATGATTAACTTAGAACGAATCAGCATCAGTTACGTACAAGAAGGCATTCGATATCAAGATCTTTTGATCTATGTCCTCCATTACCTTGCTACCTTCACCATCTTTGGGTTGTACTGCTTGAGAAGTTCCAACAGTGTTTTCATTGTCTTCCCTGTGTCAATGATGTCCTAATAAGCAGAAATTAAATGAGCTACAAATGTTGGCTGTTCAAGAGATCATtaagtaatatatatatatatatatgtatatgatgCACTCAAGAGTCTTACCTCCACAATTAACACATTCTACATTGAaacgcgaaaaaaaaaaaaaaaaaaaaaaaaaaggggagagaagaaaagtatCAGTTATGAAATCTTGGCTGCACACTGCAAGCACATGCAACGTTGACCCACTTTACAGTGTGACCCTTTGAACTTGTTCTTTCATCTATAAGCctgaatgtgcatgtgcacttTTTATGATGGtttaaaaataacttcaaaAAACTAGATCTGGGCGAAAAAGCATGAGATTCTGAATATGAGTTAGAAgatggtggggtggggggaggggggggtgtttcttCAGCCCAATGCTTACCTTCCCCGTAAGTGTTGACAAATCGTCTCCTCCAATCACCTTTATTTCTCCTGTGGACTGGTCattctgtaaagaaaaaatacagGAAACTGAAATTTGTACACGGGCAGCCATTGCCCTGGGTGGACCCTTCTTAGTCcgttaagcaaaaaaaaaaaaactcaacaaatAAACCAGAGATCAGATGACCTGTCCAAAGGTTAAACAGACAACCGTACGGTTGGGCCTGAAAAACACGCCCGCAAAATGTTACTTCTAAAATAGCATTTCATTACCTTTCCTTTCAACGAAAAGACAAACTGTTCAAGCTGTGCAATATTCTTCTAACAGAACTGCAACAATGGTTACATCGATATTCAGTCAGTTTGACACAATCTGACCTTTTCCTGAAAATATTTATCTGAGCACCACATCATGGGTGAGATTTGTCCTTCACTTTCTGGAAAAACCTGGCAAAGACCACATGACAGCTGGTTCTCCTGCAGAATGTGGTTCCAGCTCTatttacatgacatttttttcctcttagaTTTATAACCCGAGTCAGGTATGAGTGTATAGGGCTGGACAACTGTCTTTCACACCATACACCCCTCTAGGAGGGAGACAACCCACCCTTCAttaatgtgcatatgtatgtgtgtgtgtgtgtgtgtacagatatatatatatatatatatatgtatgtatgtatgtatttgtatatgtgtgtgtgtgtgtgtgtatacatatatatatatagatatagatatatagatagatatagctatacatagatatagatatatatatgtatttgtgtgtgtatgtatatatatatatatagatatagatatagatagatagatagatagatatagatatatatatgtgtgtgaagaaaaggtaattacagtaattagTGAGAGATTGAAAGGGAACGCATCCTTACACAGTAGCTCTTTAGACGAATAAAGTCCACTGTCATGGGAATGGAGCGGTCGCTGTTGCGGTTCAGAGCTTTGATGTAGTCAAGCAGGTCTGCAaagaacttgtacccgcctttCAGAACGCAGAGGGCCACGATGTGGTGCCCCCCCATGTCTTTCATGATCTCCCTGGCCAGCCGCTCGGTCCTGTGGCAACCGGGTCAGAGAGAGGTCGCGTCAGCTCAGCTTACTCTCAACAGTCAGCAATGTCTCAGTTTCCTCCACGTTCGACTTGGACGGACAATTTCATGCGAGGTCATCTAATCTGAAGATtacttttctgtgtttatttaagttcTCTGCGACTCTGCTGCATTGCATGCTAAGGTTGAGTGTTTCAGATGAGGTAAACCACAGCTGAGGGAAAGACAAACATTAGCCCTGATACCTGTCCAAGATGAGACCGTGTGGAATATAGACTCTTTCCAGGTCGGCTGCGTAGTGCTTCGGTATGCAGAAGAGGTCCAGGTCGTACCCCTGTTCCTCATCGCTGATCTGAAAAGCACGAACATTCGGTTACGACCGGCTCGGCCATCTTTGAACGCTTTTCCATACATACAGAACGCGCTTATTACCATCCATAGCAACTCCTccaaatgcaaaacaaagacGGGCGTTGGAGGGTGAGAACCAGGAAAACTCGTACAAGTACTAGGTACAGTTCAGTAACCTAATTTGGGCCTTAGGCAAAATTACTATTATTCTCTGCCCCACTAAAATATGTAAGACATGAGACCCAGAGTCTGTATTTCAAAGGACTGGTGGAGGATGTACAGAGAGATCACCCAGGTGTGAGTTCTGAGTTTGTGATTGGTAGAATAAAAGTAGGAACCTCAGTGCTTGATCCGTACGGGACACGTGAGGCTGTAATCAGAGCGATCTTAACTGTGTCTATATATAGAtgccgtttttcttttttaattagtCCTAATGGTGTTAATTGTTCTAGGAGGTCTTGGAAAATAGCTTTTGCGTCATTAGAGGTGTTGATTCGTGCATATTTGACGTGGTCTTTTTTAGAGCGACTTGGacaaaagcgtctgccaaatgacTTTTTGTAGATGTGTAAATGGTCTCCTGACATGACTGGTGAAAATGCTCTTTCACTGGAAGCACACTTTAACCCAAGAGAATACACGAGCCCCAAGGACACACAAGAACAGATGCTGGATGACTTATGACTTGTCAACTCTCTTTCCATACATTTTAAACCTAACAGTAGATGGAGGGCAATCATGGGCAGTTGGTGGGCCCCGGCCCTGAGggagtccccccccccatctggTGTCTACTGCAGGTGCTGGTGTTCGTATGATGCCATCCTTGAGCTTCACAAATACGCACACCAAACAAAAAGAGCACGTTATGAAAGACGTGTCTTAAAATGATCAGGGTCGAGTTTTTTACTGGTCACATACACAGTAGGAACAGTGAGCATTGAAattcagcctctgcatttaacacacacacacacacacactaggaggaGTGAGCACATGCAGGACCATGCCCGGGGTTAAGCACCTTGCTCTCTGcccccacccacatttttcctgtctgtccAGGGGATCGAACTGGCAACTTTTTGGTCACAAAcccgcttctctaacctttaggcaaCAGCTGCCCCAGAGATCATTGGAGCTAGAATTCCTGATGCTCCTGATCGCCTAGACTTTCCAGACCTTTAAGAAACAATGGTTATCAGAGACTAAATATAGACATCACAAGCCTCTCATATGGTTTCTTCCACCAATTTGTGGCATCAACAGTTATATAGCTTTGTTTACCACTCTGCATATTTTAACTCTTACTAACCAAGCATTCACTGACTATACACATTGATTTGAACATGGCTTATCAGTGCGGTCATGAAATTCCTTTTAATTGACAACCACGAGGCTCTCCAAGTCAACATTTTAGAAGAGTCCCGTAGTATGCATGCTGTGCTTGTTTAGGCTCTCTACCTGCGCGCTGCGTGTCATCAGCAATTTCACAACAACCTGCATGTCTTCTCgataagacaaaaacaaataaaacacgtACATTTTCCTTTGTACTTTTTTCGCAACGCAGCAAGGTTATTTTAGTAATCCATTAAACAGTGTCTAATATTAAACAGAGCACTGACGCTTAAACGGAAAAAATTAAGGCGCAGAATGACGTTAGATTTTACTAAAAATATAACATAATGTCTTTGACAATAGCCTCCTGCTGTCGCACACTAAAGttcagttgaaaaaaagaaaaagaaatagacgAGTACAGAAATTGCTAACTAAATATGTAACAAGGTCCAAATTCAGCTAGCATTGAGCATTTTCGCTTGGTCAAAGCTTATCGATGAATAGACTAACGGCGGTAACATCCCATGTGGCATGCGGGGAACACGAGTGAATTCGTCCAGGCCCCTTTCAACTACGAGCAACCTTAGTCCAGCATTGTAGTACCCTTTGACCAACAGCTTGTCTAAGAGCGTCAGGAATAACAAAATGCCGGCAAGCAAAATTAGACTGTAGTTTTAATCAGGcctcatttatatatatatatataacaagtTCTTATTTCTCAGCTAAGTCAGAATAGCTAATGCAAACATAGCGTTTCCTCTTTGGACGGAACCACAGGTACAGATGCTTCACATACTCCGAAAGCAGATACGGCTTACAATTATAAATAATAAGTTAGCGCGTCGCTAGCTTTAACCGCTTTACTTACAACGACACACGGGCTGGTAGTCGCCATGTCCCCGCACGCGCGATGACAGACCCGCTAAATATGGGCAAGAGGCTCTTTTACTAGTTGACTCGACCTATATCTTTCAACCAACGGCAGGGATTTCACCTCTGTCAGACTGTAAACGTGCAGCGGGAGCTTCCGCACATTATGTTGGGCGTGTCGTAGTAGTGAGGAAGCGAGCTCAGCGCGACGAATCAACGCTAGAGAAACGATATCGCAACGCCTACTCCGCTGCAAGTTACGCAGGCAGATACTAAAGCAACTACAAACACGATTAGCCTGCAGTGTTGAGGGTCAAACGGCGAGACGCGTATGAAAACAGTTTATTATTGTTTCACTACAAACCAGAGACTGCCACCTAACAGGGACCTTCGATTTGATGAGGGCCATCCACTGATTCACTTCGTGATTAGTCATTGATCGCATAAACATTACATTTAGCAATATCGTTATCCTGATGTTAATGACGACACCTGCAAACTGTCCTCTTGGTAACCGAAAGGTGGTATTAGACTAACAAACTGTCAGCTATCGCAACTGCATATTTTAATAATACTTACCTGAATTTGAGATTATGATGATTTGTTCAGAAGAGGTCAGATTTATCTTAATATTTCCCATCTCTGCTCAGATAATTTTACACGGTCTAATTTCACTTTAAGACCTTTATCTGAAATTTGCACGACTAACATCAGAACTGCTAATAGCTTGGACTTTGGAGGTTTCTCCAGGAGCATGTCTGGCTTGAATAATCGTTTTCTACAGCCTTTGTCGTCTTCgatttaaactgttttatcttTCTGTCAATTAGGCTCTAAATAGAGCTAAGTGTATTGTCAGTCTTTCAAGATGACAACGCATTGACAGCATTATAAAACCGTATTGCTTCATTGCTGCTTCAATTAAATGTTGTTCTAGATTTGAACTGCTCTAGAGTTCCGCTATAACGTGTTGTAGTATTGGAGTAGCTGTCAAAAAGTCTGGTAGTTTTGAGCCAAAAGGTGGTTCTATGGAAAGCACCTCAGAGGATAGAACGGAATCAGAGCTGTACAGGCGTCCACTGCAGGGCAAAAACCTCCCCCGAAGAGGGCCTCTCATTCAGTAACCTCCCTGACATTAGCAACCAAAGTTAGCAAGGCCCGTATAGATCTGCAACATTCCACACCCACCAGTCAGTGCGTTGGGAGACCTTCCCTCCATAGATTACCCACAAATCTCCCAGTGCTAAACTCAATGGTGACCCACAAAAAAAGGATCAGTACATTGAACAAAGTCAAAATGAAGTATGAAGAATTAATTATTTCTAACTAATCATTCTAGAGAAATTTggttttgttgaattttttttttttttgcctctcatTCTTCAGTCAGAAAAAGGTTGCATTTCATAGGTTTGTTTTAGAAACTAGATAAATTTcagtaattaaaatgtatttagagCTAAAACTCTAAATAAAAGACAGCAGGCTGATGAACATACACCCCCTCCCATATAatatatctatacacacacacacacacacaatgtataaTCAATGGTACAATACTTCTTTTCGTCCATCTTACTAGACGTGCAGAAAATTTATAGGTTGCTGCCACCAAGTGGACAAATATTGAATAAAAAATTCAGTAAAGCaacaccattttttttaaattgatggGCAGAAGTAGTTtgaggttttttccccccctagaAAAAACGTCTTTTGCATATTGATCAAATAACCACCAGCAGAGCGAAAGTAAAGAAAAGTGCATGCTAGCCAATGATCTTTAATCTTGACTCAGTCTATAAAGGAAGCCACGGATATCCAGTATTACTAATGATTATAATAAGGTAGTAAAATATAATACATGTTtcaagaggaggaaaaaataaaacagtagaagaaaactgacagaaaattaCAGTGATAGTTACTGAACTTCATGATTtagaagagaagacaaaacaaaagcaatcaGAAGGCAGTCTCAATATCACGGCTTCCGAAGAAgaagaggttgttttttttttgtttgtttgtttgttttttttcaaaagatgaAGGTGAGGGCATAACAGTACGAGCAGACGCAGTGTGAATCACCTTTTGTGGATTCAGTCCTGTGCTCTTCCgaaactgtatgtgtttgtgtcgaCTGAAAAGCTCTCAGTCATCTACGATTTACTTTTGGTCAGCAATTTACGCATTTTGCTCTGAACAGGACATCCCCGTCATATTCATATGTtgtccatgaaaaaaaaaaaaaaaaaaaaaaccccagaaaggAGACataacgcatctgcttgctgaCAAAGTGGGTGATGATCCCGTCTGCTTCGATGACAGGATACAAGGGAACTCTGGGAGATAGTAAGAGAGCTGGccccttttttttctagatcaaacacaatacaaaaataTCTCTCATCCTTGATCCTCCGAGTTTGCTTCGTCCTTCGCCCCCCCCGCCCATCATCCATCGATCATctgttcagaaaagaaaacagacagataacaATCCGAATTATTTTGGATAGATCCACTCAAAAGAGTCTAAATAACGCTTGCATCACAATAAAGAAAGTCAAAATGTCGTTTTAATTGTCAGGTCTACATCCGTACCACCTTCGATTGCCACGGGGCTTGGCCAGTACCTTCCTGTCTTAACACTAAAACCTTTCAAGCAGAAAAATGGTATTTTCAGCTGTTGGCTCATGCCTATCTTCCCAGAAGCTAAATAAAGACTTGCCATAAATTTCATCACCAACAGTATGACAGACCTTGCCACACAAGCGCACCGTTTCAATTCAAATGATGCTACGCTGTGAAACACTAATTCTACATTCATCAGATCACCATATAAATAGCTTTGGAATTGGTCACAGGTGCGTTACCTAGTTGCCGTTGACTTGGGGTGGAGCAGCCGTCCCACTGTGGTCGTGAGCGGCCCTCTGTCTGCTACGGTTCTCCCtttcctcatcctcttcatccCGTTCCTCATTCCCACTGTGGTTCTTACAGTAAAGCCTGTAAAGTCATCAGTCCTCAGTTACCAGCGCTCCTCTGTTTCATATCTTTTCTCCGATAAGGCATTTCTCACATTTCTTAACCGTCTAGTATAGCAAACGCGTCATTTTATTTGTACACTCAATGGATGACGTCAGGATTGATTACAGTCCACTCAGGTCGCATGAAATTGGTTTGACTAGAATGATTTAACAGTGTCTACAGCACATTTTCACTTTAACAAACTGGTCTGAtgtaacatttatattttttgaGCAGCCTGGAAAGAAAAACT from Chanos chanos chromosome 2, fChaCha1.1, whole genome shotgun sequence includes these protein-coding regions:
- the hprt1 gene encoding hypoxanthine-guanine phosphoribosyltransferase, which encodes MATTSPCVVISDEEQGYDLDLFCIPKHYAADLERVYIPHGLILDRTERLAREIMKDMGGHHIVALCVLKGGYKFFADLLDYIKALNRNSDRSIPMTVDFIRLKSYCNDQSTGEIKVIGGDDLSTLTGKNVLIVEDIIDTGKTMKTLLELLKQYNPKMVKVASLLVKRTPRSVGYRPDFVGFEVPDKFVVGYALDYNEYFRDLNHICVISETGKEKYKA